One stretch of Penaeus chinensis breed Huanghai No. 1 chromosome 27, ASM1920278v2, whole genome shotgun sequence DNA includes these proteins:
- the LOC125039698 gene encoding uncharacterized protein LOC125039698 isoform X3 has product MLCSRKWRDNIGGESKMRVLRSVLGGCVVIVACVVVLTTLTSTPPTGPAIHSIVPHNLKEELEGKMTCDEKLLEKLDFVGKPQLYPHHTWENLSTPVLTTAVSSGLVWQVEGLLGMAQQLFSNLTVVVYSLDLSYQELQQELLVRAGAVLWLDASVRLVSEVQDASMAAEKMAEWSSWAVKNGGVLTWPLPHPALLPTAALTHPNMFTFFHTKKNYYDFQQMGDAGTMLVYNTKDVHDHLMKPWVSCALTHNCISPIGAQDTGCRYDKKPLFRYSGCHHYDASAFNVALGVMFSYDTRLYLAATSPFTRVLQKAQQEVENVPGEESLNTSSRDNSSRKYNLKKLEKLSGADASNSGSSFRIVSENTSQTSAKRETLEK; this is encoded by the exons ATGCTCTGTTC aagaaaatggagagataaTATTGGTGGAGAGAGTAAGATGCGAGTGCTGAGGTCTGTGCTGGGAGGATGTGTGGTTATTGTGGCGTGTGTGGTGGTTCTTACCACACTCACCTCCACACCACCCACAGGTCCTGCCATCCACTCGATCGTCCCACACAACTTGAAG GAGGAGCTCGAGGGGAAAATGACCTGTGATGAAAAACTGTTGGAGAAGCTAGATTTTGTTGGGAAGCCACAGCTGTATCCACATCACACATGGGAAAACCTCTCCACACCTGTCCTCACAACTGCT GTGTCAAGTGGATTAGTATGGCAAGTGGAAGGGCTGCTGGGGATGGCACAGCAGCTCTTTTCAAACCTGACTGTCGTGGTTTACAGTCTGGATCTCTCCTACCAGGAACTCCAGCAG GAATTATTAGTTCGTGCGGGGGCAGTCCTGTGGCTAGATGCTAGTGTGCGACTAGTGAGTGAAGTTCAGGATGCCAGTATGGCAGCTGAGAAAATGGCAGAATGGAGCAGTTGGGCAGTTAAGAACGGTGGTGTCTTGACCTGGCCTCTGCCCCACCCTGCGCTCCTCCCCACAGCAGCCCTTACTCACCCTAATATGTTTACATTCTTCCACACCAAAaagaattattatgattttcaacaG ATGGGAGATGCAGGCACAATGTTAGTCTATAACACAAAAGATGTCCATGATCACTTGATGAAACCCTGGGTATCCTGTGCCCTCACACACAACTGCATCAGTCCAATAGGTGCCCAAGATACAGGCTGCAG GTATGACAAAAAGCCGCTTTTCCGCTACTCAGGGTGCCACCATTATGACGCTTCAGCATTCAATGTTGCCTTAGGGGTCATGTTCTCATATGACACTCGACTTTACCTGGCAGCCACATCGCCCTTCACACGTGTGTTGCAGAAAGCTCAGCAGGAGGTAGAAAATGTGCCAGGAGAGGAGAGTTTGAACACGTCCAGTAGAGACAACTCAAGTAGGAAATATAATCTTAAGAAACTTGAAAAGCTCAGTGGTGCAGATGCATCTAACAGTGGGTCATCCTTCAGAATAGTTTCCGAAAACACATCACAAACATCTGCCAAGAGGGAGACATTAGAAAAGTAA
- the LOC125039698 gene encoding uncharacterized protein LOC125039698 isoform X2 — MRVLRSVLGGCVVIVACVVVLTTLTSTPPTGPAIHSIVPHNLKEELEGKMTCDEKLLEKLDFVGKPQLYPHHTWENLSTPVLTTAVSSGLVWQVEGLLGMAQQLFSNLTVVVYSLDLSYQELQQLEDACNTSCVVTPFDFSTYPSHVRDLHLKAYRPIIIQELLVRAGAVLWLDASVRLVSEVQDASMAAEKMAEWSSWAVKNGGVLTWPLPHPALLPTAALTHPNMFTFFHTKKNYYDFQQMGDAGTMLVYNTKDVHDHLMKPWVSCALTHNCISPIGAQDTGCRYDKKPLFRYSGCHHYDASAFNVALGVMFSYDTRLYLAATSPFTRVLQKAQQEVENVPGEESLNTSSRDNSSRKYNLKKLEKLSGADASNSGSSFRIVSENTSQTSAKRETLEK; from the exons ATGCGAGTGCTGAGGTCTGTGCTGGGAGGATGTGTGGTTATTGTGGCGTGTGTGGTGGTTCTTACCACACTCACCTCCACACCACCCACAGGTCCTGCCATCCACTCGATCGTCCCACACAACTTGAAG GAGGAGCTCGAGGGGAAAATGACCTGTGATGAAAAACTGTTGGAGAAGCTAGATTTTGTTGGGAAGCCACAGCTGTATCCACATCACACATGGGAAAACCTCTCCACACCTGTCCTCACAACTGCT GTGTCAAGTGGATTAGTATGGCAAGTGGAAGGGCTGCTGGGGATGGCACAGCAGCTCTTTTCAAACCTGACTGTCGTGGTTTACAGTCTGGATCTCTCCTACCAGGAACTCCAGCAG CTAGAGGATGCCTGTAATACATCCTGTGTGGTTACACCCTTTGACTTTAGTACTTACCCATCCCACGTGAGAGACCTCCACCTCAAAGCCTACCGTCCTATCATAATACAG GAATTATTAGTTCGTGCGGGGGCAGTCCTGTGGCTAGATGCTAGTGTGCGACTAGTGAGTGAAGTTCAGGATGCCAGTATGGCAGCTGAGAAAATGGCAGAATGGAGCAGTTGGGCAGTTAAGAACGGTGGTGTCTTGACCTGGCCTCTGCCCCACCCTGCGCTCCTCCCCACAGCAGCCCTTACTCACCCTAATATGTTTACATTCTTCCACACCAAAaagaattattatgattttcaacaG ATGGGAGATGCAGGCACAATGTTAGTCTATAACACAAAAGATGTCCATGATCACTTGATGAAACCCTGGGTATCCTGTGCCCTCACACACAACTGCATCAGTCCAATAGGTGCCCAAGATACAGGCTGCAG GTATGACAAAAAGCCGCTTTTCCGCTACTCAGGGTGCCACCATTATGACGCTTCAGCATTCAATGTTGCCTTAGGGGTCATGTTCTCATATGACACTCGACTTTACCTGGCAGCCACATCGCCCTTCACACGTGTGTTGCAGAAAGCTCAGCAGGAGGTAGAAAATGTGCCAGGAGAGGAGAGTTTGAACACGTCCAGTAGAGACAACTCAAGTAGGAAATATAATCTTAAGAAACTTGAAAAGCTCAGTGGTGCAGATGCATCTAACAGTGGGTCATCCTTCAGAATAGTTTCCGAAAACACATCACAAACATCTGCCAAGAGGGAGACATTAGAAAAGTAA
- the LOC125039698 gene encoding uncharacterized protein LOC125039698 isoform X1 — protein sequence MLCSRKWRDNIGGESKMRVLRSVLGGCVVIVACVVVLTTLTSTPPTGPAIHSIVPHNLKEELEGKMTCDEKLLEKLDFVGKPQLYPHHTWENLSTPVLTTAVSSGLVWQVEGLLGMAQQLFSNLTVVVYSLDLSYQELQQLEDACNTSCVVTPFDFSTYPSHVRDLHLKAYRPIIIQELLVRAGAVLWLDASVRLVSEVQDASMAAEKMAEWSSWAVKNGGVLTWPLPHPALLPTAALTHPNMFTFFHTKKNYYDFQQMGDAGTMLVYNTKDVHDHLMKPWVSCALTHNCISPIGAQDTGCRYDKKPLFRYSGCHHYDASAFNVALGVMFSYDTRLYLAATSPFTRVLQKAQQEVENVPGEESLNTSSRDNSSRKYNLKKLEKLSGADASNSGSSFRIVSENTSQTSAKRETLEK from the exons ATGCTCTGTTC aagaaaatggagagataaTATTGGTGGAGAGAGTAAGATGCGAGTGCTGAGGTCTGTGCTGGGAGGATGTGTGGTTATTGTGGCGTGTGTGGTGGTTCTTACCACACTCACCTCCACACCACCCACAGGTCCTGCCATCCACTCGATCGTCCCACACAACTTGAAG GAGGAGCTCGAGGGGAAAATGACCTGTGATGAAAAACTGTTGGAGAAGCTAGATTTTGTTGGGAAGCCACAGCTGTATCCACATCACACATGGGAAAACCTCTCCACACCTGTCCTCACAACTGCT GTGTCAAGTGGATTAGTATGGCAAGTGGAAGGGCTGCTGGGGATGGCACAGCAGCTCTTTTCAAACCTGACTGTCGTGGTTTACAGTCTGGATCTCTCCTACCAGGAACTCCAGCAG CTAGAGGATGCCTGTAATACATCCTGTGTGGTTACACCCTTTGACTTTAGTACTTACCCATCCCACGTGAGAGACCTCCACCTCAAAGCCTACCGTCCTATCATAATACAG GAATTATTAGTTCGTGCGGGGGCAGTCCTGTGGCTAGATGCTAGTGTGCGACTAGTGAGTGAAGTTCAGGATGCCAGTATGGCAGCTGAGAAAATGGCAGAATGGAGCAGTTGGGCAGTTAAGAACGGTGGTGTCTTGACCTGGCCTCTGCCCCACCCTGCGCTCCTCCCCACAGCAGCCCTTACTCACCCTAATATGTTTACATTCTTCCACACCAAAaagaattattatgattttcaacaG ATGGGAGATGCAGGCACAATGTTAGTCTATAACACAAAAGATGTCCATGATCACTTGATGAAACCCTGGGTATCCTGTGCCCTCACACACAACTGCATCAGTCCAATAGGTGCCCAAGATACAGGCTGCAG GTATGACAAAAAGCCGCTTTTCCGCTACTCAGGGTGCCACCATTATGACGCTTCAGCATTCAATGTTGCCTTAGGGGTCATGTTCTCATATGACACTCGACTTTACCTGGCAGCCACATCGCCCTTCACACGTGTGTTGCAGAAAGCTCAGCAGGAGGTAGAAAATGTGCCAGGAGAGGAGAGTTTGAACACGTCCAGTAGAGACAACTCAAGTAGGAAATATAATCTTAAGAAACTTGAAAAGCTCAGTGGTGCAGATGCATCTAACAGTGGGTCATCCTTCAGAATAGTTTCCGAAAACACATCACAAACATCTGCCAAGAGGGAGACATTAGAAAAGTAA